One stretch of Papaver somniferum cultivar HN1 unplaced genomic scaffold, ASM357369v1 unplaced-scaffold_154, whole genome shotgun sequence DNA includes these proteins:
- the LOC113336826 gene encoding ABC transporter C family member 10-like isoform X5 yields the protein MKKGKKKTLEDEDIPKLRKKDRAETCYLLFMEQLNKQKLSKPSIAPSVFWAIVYCCWKEILISGLFALLKVLTLASGPLFLTAFIEIAEGKQAFKHEGYVLTTLLFLVKCLESISQRQWFFRSRLMGIHVRSMLIAAIYRKQLKLSIASKTKHSTGQIMNYVTVDAYRVGEFPFMMHRTWTTGLQICLGLLILVRAIRLATVAALVVIVLTVLVNSPLAKLQHKYQTKLAVLQDKRLKAISEALMNMKVLKLYAWETHFENVIRGLRREEYKCLSALQLRRGYNSFLFWATPVLVSVAAFWACYLLKVPLSASNVFTFVVTLRIVQEPIRSIPEVIGVVINAKVALKRIAKFLSAPELQNENLSHEINSDEIKYSILIESSDLSWEENQSKPTLRRINLEVKPGEKIAICGEVGAGKSTLLAAVLGEVPKLEGEVQVHGKIAYVSQSAWIQSGSILENILFGCTMDKQRYQETLEKCSLVKDLEMLPFGDLTEIGERGINLSGGQKQRIQLARALYQDADIYLLDDPFSAVDATTATSLFNEYVMGALGGKTVLLVTHQVDFLPAFQSVLLMSDGKILRVAPYHTLLGSSREFCDLVGAHNNTSGSEGLLKIKSPSRDGNSVTEIKNNYFEKQFEVPVGHQLIKQEERECGDTGLKPHLQYLNQNKGVFYLSLASLSQLVFMAGQILQNYWMAANVQNPRVSKLRLIIVYLLVGCSSMFFLLVRSLSTIALSIQSSKSLFCQLLNSLFRAPIAFHDSTPLGRILSRVSSDLSVVDLDLAVSFGLTISTTMMTYTNLGVMAVITWQSLIASIPMVYMVIHLQRYYSTSAKELMRIDGTTKSMIANHLGESIAGATIIRAFGEEDRFFSENFDLIDKNASPTFHTFSANEWLIQRLETLGTIVLCSSALVMVLLPPGTFGSGFVGMALSYGLSLNVVLVFSTQRQCQLANHIISVERLNQYMHISSEAPEIIVGNRPELSWPAVGRVEIHDLKIRYRLDTPLVLQGISCTFEGGHKIGIVGRTGSGKTTLISALFRLVEPEEGKIIIDDLDISKMGLHDLRSRLGIIPQDPTLFNGTVRYNLDPLSQYTDKEIWEVIGKCQLQEAVQEKEGLSSSVLQDGANWSMGQRQLFCLARALLRRSQILVLDEATASIDNATDSILQKTIRTEFANCTVITVAHRITTVMDCTMVLAISDGKLVEYDEPMELMKRRESLFGQLVKEYWSHFHSADSRAYIFGKQ from the exons ATGAAAAAGGGTAAGAAGAAAACCCTTGAGGATGAAGATATACCCAAGTTGCGTAAAAAAGATCGAGCAGAGACTTGTTACTTGCTGTTCATGGAGCAACTGAACAAACAAAAGCTGTCTAAACCATCTATTGCACCTTCAGTGTTTTGGGCTATTGTGTATTGTTGCTGGAAGGAGATTTTAATATCTGGGTTATTTGCGTTGCTCAAGGTTCTCACTCTCGCTTCTGGACCTTTATTTCTTACTGCTTTTATTGAGATTGCAGAAGGGAAGCAAGCTTTTAAACACGAAGGTTATGTATTGACTACtttgttgtttttggttaaatgCTTAGAGTCCATATCGCAGAGGCAGTGGTTCTTCCGAAGCAGATTGATGGGTATTCATGTCAGGTCCATGCTTATAGCAGCTATATATAGAAAGCAGCTCAAGCTTTCCATTGCTTCcaaaacaaagcattcaacaggTCAAATTATGAACTATGTCACTGTAGATGCTTACAGAGTAGGGGAATTTCCTTTTATGATGCATAGAACATGGACAACGGGCCTTCAGATCTGCCTTGGATTGCTGATTCTTGTCCGTGCTATAAGACTTGCAACGGTAGCGGCATTGGTTGTAATTGTACTCACTGTGCTAGTCAATAGTCCATTGGCCAAACTACAGCATAAATACCAGACTAAACTTGCGGTATTACAAGATAAGAGGCTGAAGGCTATCTCGGAGGCTCTTATGAACATGAAGGTATTGAAGCTGTATGCATGGGAGACACATTTTGAAAATGTTATTCGAGGACTTAGGAGGGAGGAATACAAATGCTTGTCAGCTTTGCAGCTTAGGAGAGGTTATAATAGCTTTCTGTTTTGGGCAACCCCTGTTTTGGTCTCGGTCGCAGCCTTTTGGGCTTGTTACTTACTTAAGGTTCCCTTAAGTGCTAGTAATGTTTTCACTTTTGTTGTAACATTACGCATTGTGCAAGAGCCTATTAGATCAATCCCTGAGGTTATTGGAGTGGTTATTAATGCAAAAGTTGCATTGAAACGGATTGCAAAGTTTCTCTCTGCACCCGAATTGCAGAATGAAAACCTTAGTCACGAAATAAATTCAGATGAAATTAAATACTCTATTTTAATTGAGTCATCTGATCTTTCATGGGAGGAGAATCAATCAAAGCCCACGTTGAGAAGAATAAACCTAGAAGTCAAACCTGGTGAAAAGATTGCTATATGTGGAGAGGTTGGTGCTGGAAAATCGACCTTATTAGCAGCAGTTCTTGGAGAGGTTCCAAAGCTGGAGGGTGAG GTTCAAGTTCATGGAAAGATTGCCTATGTTTCTCAATCTGCATGGATCCAGTCAGGAAGTATATTAGAGAATATTCTGTTCGGATGCACCATGGATAAGCAAAGATATCAAGAAACACTGGAAAAATGTTCTCTGGTTAAGGACCTTGAAATGTTACCTTTTGGTGATCTCACTGAAATAGGAGAAAGAGGAATTAACTTGAGTGGTGGCCAGAAACAACGTATACAACTTGCTCGCGCACTGTATCAAGATGCTGATATATATCTTCTGGATGATCCATTTAGTGCAGTTGATGCCACTACTGCAACAAGCCTTTTTAAT GAATATGTTATGGGAGCTCTAGGAGGCAAGACGGTGTTACTCGTGACTCACCAAGTTGACTTCCTTCCTGCATTTCAATCCGTTCTG TTGATGTCTGATGGGAAAATACTACGTGTAGCTCCCTATCATACGTTGTTGGGTTCTAGTAGGGAGTTTTGTGACCTTGTTGGTGCACACAATAATACAAGTGGTTCTGAGGGGTTACTTAAGATTAAGTCACCCAGCAGAGATGGAAATTCTGTGACAGAGATtaaaaacaattattttgagaaaCAGTTTGAGGTACCAGTAGGACACCAATTAATTAAGCAAGAAGAGAGAGAATGTGGAGACACTGGTTTGAAGCCTCACCTGCAGTACTTGAATCAGAACAAGGGCGTTTTTTACTTATCATTGGCAAGTCTCTCGCAACTTGTTTTTATGGCTGGCCAGATATTACAGAATTATTGGATGGCTGCTAATGTTCAGAATCCCCGAGTCAGCAAATTGAGACTTATCATAGTGTACTTGCTGGTTGGGTGTAGTTCTATGTTCTTCTTGCTTGTTAGATCACTTTCTACCATTGCTTTGAGTATACAGTCATCGAAGTCTTTATTTTGTCAACTTTTGAACTCTCTTTTCCGTGCACCTATAGCTTTTCATGACTCTACACCTTTGGGAAGGATACTAAGTCGG GTCTCTTCTGATTTAAGTGTTGTAGACCTTGATCTCGCAGTCAGCTTTGGACTGACCATCTCGACGACTATGATGACTTACACCAATCTTGGGGTAATGGCTGTTATTACTTGGCAAAGCTTGATTGCCTCCATACCGATGGTGTACATGGTGATACACTTACAG AGATATTACTCCACTTCTGCAAAAGAATTGATGCGAATTGATGGGACTACTAAGTCTATGATAGCAAACCATCTTGGGGAATCAATAGCAGGAGCAACGATAATCAGAGCTTTTGGGGAGGAAGATCGATTCTTTTCTGAGAATTTCGACCTCATCGACAAAAATGCTAGTCCTACTTTTCACACCTTCTCTGCAAATGAGTGGTTGATCCAGCGTTTGGAAACCTTGGGTACCATTGTCCTTTGTTCCTCCGCACTTGTGATGGTCTTGCTTCCTCCGGGAACTTTTGGTTCTG GATTTGTTGGAATGGCTTTATCTTATGGTCTTTCTTTGAATGTGGTCCTTGTTTTTTCTACTCAAAGACAATGTCAACTTGCAAATCACATCATCTCTGTAGAAAGGCTAAACCAGTATATGCACATATCTAGTGAAGCCCCTGAAATTATAGTAGGAAACCGTCCTGAACTCAGTTGGCCTGCTGTTGGTAGAGTGGAGATTCATGACTTGAAG ATCAGATATAGGCTGGATACTCCCCTTGTTCTTCAAGGAATCAGTTGCACCTTTGAAGGAGGGCACAAGATAGGAATTGTTGGCAGAACCGGTAGCGGGAAAACCACTCTCATAAGTGCTTTGTTTCGTCTGGTGGAGCCAGAAGAGGGGAAAATTATCATAGACGACCTTGACATCTCCAAGATGGGCCTTCATGATCTGAGGTCACGGTTAGGGATCATACCTCAAGATCCTACTCTTTTTAATGGTACCGTGAGATACAATTTAGATCCTCTATCTCAATATACGGACAAGGAAATTTGGGAG GTAATTGGAAAATGCCAGCTTCAAGAGGCTGTTCAAGAGAAAGAAGGTCTGTCAAGTTCAG TTTTACAAGATGGAGCAAATTGGAGCATGGGACAGCGACAATTATTTTGTTTGGCTCGAGCTTTGCTTAGGAGAAGCCAGATTTTGGTGCTTGATGAAGCCACAGCTTCAATTGACAACGCAACGGACTCCATTCTCCAGAAAACCATACGGACAGAGTTTGCTAACTGTACAGTGATCACTGTGGCCCATAGGATTACGACTGTGATGGACTGCACAATGGTGCTAGCAATTAGTGATG GAAAGTTAGTTGAGTATGATGAGCCAATGGAGTTGATGAAGAGGAGAGAGTCTCTATTTGGGCAGCTCGTCAAGGAATACTGGTCTCACTTCCACTCTGCGGATTCACG GGCATACATCTTTGGAAAGCAGTAG
- the LOC113336826 gene encoding ABC transporter C family member 10-like isoform X6 produces MGIHVRSMLIAAIYRKQLKLSIASKTKHSTGQIMNYVTVDAYRVGEFPFMMHRTWTTGLQICLGLLILVRAIRLATVAALVVIVLTVLVNSPLAKLQHKYQTKLAVLQDKRLKAISEALMNMKVLKLYAWETHFENVIRGLRREEYKCLSALQLRRGYNSFLFWATPVLVSVAAFWACYLLKVPLSASNVFTFVVTLRIVQEPIRSIPEVIGVVINAKVALKRIAKFLSAPELQNENLSHEINSDEIKYSILIESSDLSWEENQSKPTLRRINLEVKPGEKIAICGEVGAGKSTLLAAVLGEVPKLEGEVQVHGKIAYVSQSAWIQSGSILENILFGCTMDKQRYQETLEKCSLVKDLEMLPFGDLTEIGERGINLSGGQKQRIQLARALYQDADIYLLDDPFSAVDATTATSLFNEYVMGALGGKTVLLVTHQVDFLPAFQSVLLMSDGKILRVAPYHTLLGSSREFCDLVGAHNNTSGSEGLLKIKSPSRDGNSVTEIKNNYFEKQFEVPVGHQLIKQEERECGDTGLKPHLQYLNQNKGVFYLSLASLSQLVFMAGQILQNYWMAANVQNPRVSKLRLIIVYLLVGCSSMFFLLVRSLSTIALSIQSSKSLFCQLLNSLFRAPIAFHDSTPLGRILSRVSSDLSVVDLDLAVSFGLTISTTMMTYTNLGVMAVITWQSLIASIPMVYMVIHLQRYYSTSAKELMRIDGTTKSMIANHLGESIAGATIIRAFGEEDRFFSENFDLIDKNASPTFHTFSANEWLIQRLETLGTIVLCSSALVMVLLPPGTFGSGFVGMALSYGLSLNVVLVFSTQRQCQLANHIISVERLNQYMHISSEAPEIIVGNRPELSWPAVGRVEIHDLKIRYRLDTPLVLQGISCTFEGGHKIGIVGRTGSGKTTLISALFRLVEPEEGKIIIDDLDISKMGLHDLRSRLGIIPQDPTLFNGTVRYNLDPLSQYTDKEIWEVIGKCQLQEAVQEKEGLSSSVLQDGANWSMGQRQLFCLARALLRRSQILVLDEATASIDNATDSILQKTIRTEFANCTVITVAHRITTVMDCTMVLAISDGKLVEYDEPMELMKRRESLFGQLVKEYWSHFHSADSRAYIFGKQ; encoded by the exons ATGGGTATTCATGTCAGGTCCATGCTTATAGCAGCTATATATAGAAAGCAGCTCAAGCTTTCCATTGCTTCcaaaacaaagcattcaacaggTCAAATTATGAACTATGTCACTGTAGATGCTTACAGAGTAGGGGAATTTCCTTTTATGATGCATAGAACATGGACAACGGGCCTTCAGATCTGCCTTGGATTGCTGATTCTTGTCCGTGCTATAAGACTTGCAACGGTAGCGGCATTGGTTGTAATTGTACTCACTGTGCTAGTCAATAGTCCATTGGCCAAACTACAGCATAAATACCAGACTAAACTTGCGGTATTACAAGATAAGAGGCTGAAGGCTATCTCGGAGGCTCTTATGAACATGAAGGTATTGAAGCTGTATGCATGGGAGACACATTTTGAAAATGTTATTCGAGGACTTAGGAGGGAGGAATACAAATGCTTGTCAGCTTTGCAGCTTAGGAGAGGTTATAATAGCTTTCTGTTTTGGGCAACCCCTGTTTTGGTCTCGGTCGCAGCCTTTTGGGCTTGTTACTTACTTAAGGTTCCCTTAAGTGCTAGTAATGTTTTCACTTTTGTTGTAACATTACGCATTGTGCAAGAGCCTATTAGATCAATCCCTGAGGTTATTGGAGTGGTTATTAATGCAAAAGTTGCATTGAAACGGATTGCAAAGTTTCTCTCTGCACCCGAATTGCAGAATGAAAACCTTAGTCACGAAATAAATTCAGATGAAATTAAATACTCTATTTTAATTGAGTCATCTGATCTTTCATGGGAGGAGAATCAATCAAAGCCCACGTTGAGAAGAATAAACCTAGAAGTCAAACCTGGTGAAAAGATTGCTATATGTGGAGAGGTTGGTGCTGGAAAATCGACCTTATTAGCAGCAGTTCTTGGAGAGGTTCCAAAGCTGGAGGGTGAG GTTCAAGTTCATGGAAAGATTGCCTATGTTTCTCAATCTGCATGGATCCAGTCAGGAAGTATATTAGAGAATATTCTGTTCGGATGCACCATGGATAAGCAAAGATATCAAGAAACACTGGAAAAATGTTCTCTGGTTAAGGACCTTGAAATGTTACCTTTTGGTGATCTCACTGAAATAGGAGAAAGAGGAATTAACTTGAGTGGTGGCCAGAAACAACGTATACAACTTGCTCGCGCACTGTATCAAGATGCTGATATATATCTTCTGGATGATCCATTTAGTGCAGTTGATGCCACTACTGCAACAAGCCTTTTTAAT GAATATGTTATGGGAGCTCTAGGAGGCAAGACGGTGTTACTCGTGACTCACCAAGTTGACTTCCTTCCTGCATTTCAATCCGTTCTG TTGATGTCTGATGGGAAAATACTACGTGTAGCTCCCTATCATACGTTGTTGGGTTCTAGTAGGGAGTTTTGTGACCTTGTTGGTGCACACAATAATACAAGTGGTTCTGAGGGGTTACTTAAGATTAAGTCACCCAGCAGAGATGGAAATTCTGTGACAGAGATtaaaaacaattattttgagaaaCAGTTTGAGGTACCAGTAGGACACCAATTAATTAAGCAAGAAGAGAGAGAATGTGGAGACACTGGTTTGAAGCCTCACCTGCAGTACTTGAATCAGAACAAGGGCGTTTTTTACTTATCATTGGCAAGTCTCTCGCAACTTGTTTTTATGGCTGGCCAGATATTACAGAATTATTGGATGGCTGCTAATGTTCAGAATCCCCGAGTCAGCAAATTGAGACTTATCATAGTGTACTTGCTGGTTGGGTGTAGTTCTATGTTCTTCTTGCTTGTTAGATCACTTTCTACCATTGCTTTGAGTATACAGTCATCGAAGTCTTTATTTTGTCAACTTTTGAACTCTCTTTTCCGTGCACCTATAGCTTTTCATGACTCTACACCTTTGGGAAGGATACTAAGTCGG GTCTCTTCTGATTTAAGTGTTGTAGACCTTGATCTCGCAGTCAGCTTTGGACTGACCATCTCGACGACTATGATGACTTACACCAATCTTGGGGTAATGGCTGTTATTACTTGGCAAAGCTTGATTGCCTCCATACCGATGGTGTACATGGTGATACACTTACAG AGATATTACTCCACTTCTGCAAAAGAATTGATGCGAATTGATGGGACTACTAAGTCTATGATAGCAAACCATCTTGGGGAATCAATAGCAGGAGCAACGATAATCAGAGCTTTTGGGGAGGAAGATCGATTCTTTTCTGAGAATTTCGACCTCATCGACAAAAATGCTAGTCCTACTTTTCACACCTTCTCTGCAAATGAGTGGTTGATCCAGCGTTTGGAAACCTTGGGTACCATTGTCCTTTGTTCCTCCGCACTTGTGATGGTCTTGCTTCCTCCGGGAACTTTTGGTTCTG GATTTGTTGGAATGGCTTTATCTTATGGTCTTTCTTTGAATGTGGTCCTTGTTTTTTCTACTCAAAGACAATGTCAACTTGCAAATCACATCATCTCTGTAGAAAGGCTAAACCAGTATATGCACATATCTAGTGAAGCCCCTGAAATTATAGTAGGAAACCGTCCTGAACTCAGTTGGCCTGCTGTTGGTAGAGTGGAGATTCATGACTTGAAG ATCAGATATAGGCTGGATACTCCCCTTGTTCTTCAAGGAATCAGTTGCACCTTTGAAGGAGGGCACAAGATAGGAATTGTTGGCAGAACCGGTAGCGGGAAAACCACTCTCATAAGTGCTTTGTTTCGTCTGGTGGAGCCAGAAGAGGGGAAAATTATCATAGACGACCTTGACATCTCCAAGATGGGCCTTCATGATCTGAGGTCACGGTTAGGGATCATACCTCAAGATCCTACTCTTTTTAATGGTACCGTGAGATACAATTTAGATCCTCTATCTCAATATACGGACAAGGAAATTTGGGAG GTAATTGGAAAATGCCAGCTTCAAGAGGCTGTTCAAGAGAAAGAAGGTCTGTCAAGTTCAG TTTTACAAGATGGAGCAAATTGGAGCATGGGACAGCGACAATTATTTTGTTTGGCTCGAGCTTTGCTTAGGAGAAGCCAGATTTTGGTGCTTGATGAAGCCACAGCTTCAATTGACAACGCAACGGACTCCATTCTCCAGAAAACCATACGGACAGAGTTTGCTAACTGTACAGTGATCACTGTGGCCCATAGGATTACGACTGTGATGGACTGCACAATGGTGCTAGCAATTAGTGATG GAAAGTTAGTTGAGTATGATGAGCCAATGGAGTTGATGAAGAGGAGAGAGTCTCTATTTGGGCAGCTCGTCAAGGAATACTGGTCTCACTTCCACTCTGCGGATTCACG GGCATACATCTTTGGAAAGCAGTAG